A window from Actimicrobium sp. CCC2.4 encodes these proteins:
- a CDS encoding tyrosine-type recombinase/integrase, with protein MIPAAHPDSQQTGSLVPLRSTETVEAELAARHRVFLAAATSDNTRRAYRAAIRHFLLWGGVLPADEAIVIRYLLAYAGTLNARTLALRITALSQWHRHQGFPDAASTPTVRKTLTGITRLHGTPKQKAKALSLEDLERIVRQLASVASLVARRDSALLQLGFFGGYRRSELVSLRVEDLAWEPQGLVLTLVRSKTDQQGEGIIKAIPYGDGTCCPASALRDWLAQAGITTGPLFRPISKWQAVGAGALHASSVNTILAQCATAAGLSSVPDLSSHSLRRGMATSAHRAGADFQDIKRQGGWRHDGTVQGYIEEAGRFEGNAAGALLRQKR; from the coding sequence ATGATTCCCGCCGCTCACCCTGATTCCCAGCAAACCGGGTCGCTTGTACCGCTGCGCAGTACCGAGACCGTGGAGGCCGAATTAGCCGCACGGCATCGGGTTTTTCTAGCTGCAGCGACCTCCGACAACACGCGGCGTGCGTATCGCGCAGCGATCCGGCATTTCCTGCTGTGGGGCGGCGTGCTGCCAGCCGACGAGGCCATCGTGATTCGCTATTTGCTGGCCTATGCCGGTACGCTCAATGCCCGCACGCTGGCGTTGCGCATCACCGCCTTGTCGCAATGGCACCGGCATCAGGGTTTTCCGGATGCAGCGTCGACGCCAACGGTGCGCAAGACGCTGACCGGCATCACCCGCCTGCACGGCACACCAAAACAAAAAGCCAAAGCCTTGTCGCTGGAAGACCTCGAACGCATCGTCCGGCAGTTAGCCAGCGTGGCATCGCTGGTAGCGCGGCGCGACAGCGCTCTCTTGCAACTCGGGTTTTTCGGGGGGTATCGCCGCAGCGAGCTGGTCAGCTTGCGGGTGGAAGACCTGGCCTGGGAACCGCAAGGGTTGGTGCTGACGCTGGTACGCTCGAAGACCGACCAGCAGGGCGAGGGCATCATCAAGGCGATTCCATACGGAGACGGCACCTGTTGCCCGGCCAGTGCGCTGCGCGACTGGCTGGCGCAGGCCGGTATCACGACGGGTCCGCTATTTCGGCCGATTAGCAAATGGCAGGCTGTCGGTGCCGGTGCGCTGCACGCCAGCAGTGTCAACACCATTCTTGCGCAGTGCGCGACAGCGGCCGGATTAAGCAGCGTTCCTGACCTGAGCAGCCACAGCTTGCGCCGCGGCATGGCCACCAGTGCGCATCGCGCCGGAGCGGATTTCCAGGACATCAAACGGCAAGGCGGCTGGCGCCATGACGGCACGGTGCAGGGTTACATCGAAGAGGCAGGGCGCTTCGAGGGCAATGCAGCGGGAGCGTTGTTGCGCCAGAAACGCTAA
- a CDS encoding OmpA family protein produces MIEFVVIGPILTLIGLALLQYGLLYFAKNHYNHASFMAARAGSTGHASRDTIEQAYATTLAPIYGGGTNPAAVAASTDRALNDIRAHGQIELRNPTTESFDDFNVPALQQTVGNGKRVIPNSGQQARSSAVGPQSGQSIQDANLLKLRITTGYRPQVPLAGSLFLGYLKLQDDGTNDRRTAMLRDGRIPVVTEATVQMQSDAIEDNNVSVPGQGNGGNPGDTGNPATGSGQPAACANPPCATPAPGKPGPTEPGGICTGGICPACPDPVPVTVVVPGDITFAFGQATLTAAGKTQLDMLITAANAGGYGSVSVDGYTDQIGSDKVNLALSTARATTIRDYLLAHGLSALPVRAAGHGATSLKVELAQCAGSTGAALQTCLAPNRRVDVTLNP; encoded by the coding sequence ATGATCGAATTTGTTGTGATCGGCCCCATCCTCACACTGATCGGTCTGGCATTACTCCAGTACGGCCTGCTGTACTTCGCCAAAAACCACTACAACCACGCCAGTTTCATGGCAGCGCGCGCCGGCAGCACCGGCCACGCCAGCCGGGACACCATCGAACAAGCTTATGCCACGACACTCGCACCGATCTATGGCGGTGGCACCAACCCGGCAGCGGTTGCCGCCTCGACCGACCGGGCACTGAACGACATCCGCGCTCACGGCCAGATCGAACTGCGCAATCCCACCACCGAAAGCTTCGACGACTTCAATGTCCCCGCCTTGCAGCAGACCGTTGGCAATGGCAAGCGCGTCATTCCGAACAGCGGCCAGCAAGCGCGTTCATCGGCAGTCGGGCCGCAATCCGGCCAGAGCATCCAGGATGCCAACCTGCTCAAGCTGCGCATCACGACCGGCTACCGGCCGCAAGTGCCGCTGGCCGGATCGCTCTTTCTCGGCTACCTGAAACTGCAAGACGACGGCACGAACGACCGTCGCACCGCGATGCTGCGCGACGGCCGGATTCCGGTCGTGACCGAAGCCACGGTGCAGATGCAATCGGACGCCATCGAAGACAACAACGTCTCGGTTCCGGGACAAGGAAACGGCGGCAATCCAGGCGATACCGGCAATCCGGCTACCGGGTCCGGACAGCCAGCGGCGTGCGCCAACCCGCCTTGTGCCACGCCGGCACCGGGCAAGCCGGGCCCGACCGAGCCGGGTGGCATCTGTACCGGCGGCATCTGTCCGGCCTGCCCGGATCCGGTGCCGGTCACGGTGGTGGTCCCCGGCGACATCACGTTCGCCTTCGGACAAGCAACGCTGACAGCCGCCGGCAAGACGCAGCTCGACATGCTCATTACCGCCGCCAACGCAGGTGGCTATGGCTCGGTCAGTGTCGATGGCTATACCGACCAGATCGGCAGCGACAAGGTCAACCTCGCGCTCTCGACGGCACGGGCCACGACCATCCGTGATTACCTGCTCGCCCATGGCTTGTCGGCTTTGCCGGTCCGTGCCGCCGGACATGGCGCCACCAGCCTGAAAGTCGAACTGGCGCAATGCGCCGGCAGCACCGGGGCGGCGCTACAAACCTGCCTTGCGCCAAACCGTCGGGTTGACGTGACCCTCAATCCCTGA
- a CDS encoding voltage-gated chloride channel family protein — protein MTFPGRSALIDQLRYFGKWLLLACAVAVLAGSASAFFLFLMQWATATRVTYRWLIWLLPVAGFVVGWLYLRFGQSVEAGNNLLIDEIHDPRKIIPLRMVPLVLGGTVVSHLFGASVGREGTAVQMGGALADQLTRVFKLQPGDRRIILMAGISAGFASVFGTPLAGAIFGLEVLAIGRLRYDALLPCVVAAIVADEVSKLLGAHHLHYVIPFIPPVTVWTLSAVVIAGALFGVTGMLFADATHALAARMKKWFRYAPLRPFVGGIAIASAAWFLGADRYIGLGLPTIMAAFEQPLPAYDFLAKIAFTVASLGSGFKGGEVTPLFYIGATLGNALAPLLHLPMPMLAGIGLVAVFAGAANTPIASTLMAMEMFGAEVGIYAALACVVSYLFSGHTGIYRSQRMGNGKHDEAPEDLRLGDLAAYRKAHPAADSDSDRR, from the coding sequence ATGACATTCCCGGGACGTTCCGCATTGATCGACCAGTTGCGCTACTTCGGCAAGTGGCTGTTGCTCGCTTGCGCAGTGGCGGTACTTGCCGGCTCCGCCTCGGCATTTTTTCTGTTCCTGATGCAGTGGGCGACCGCGACGCGGGTCACCTATCGCTGGTTGATCTGGTTGCTGCCGGTGGCCGGTTTCGTGGTCGGCTGGCTCTATCTGCGCTTTGGCCAAAGCGTCGAAGCCGGCAACAACTTGCTGATCGATGAAATTCACGATCCCCGCAAAATCATCCCCTTACGCATGGTGCCGCTGGTTCTTGGCGGTACCGTGGTGTCGCATCTGTTCGGCGCTTCGGTCGGCCGCGAAGGCACAGCCGTGCAGATGGGGGGCGCGCTCGCCGACCAGCTCACACGCGTGTTCAAGTTGCAGCCGGGAGACCGCCGCATCATCCTGATGGCAGGTATCAGCGCCGGCTTTGCATCGGTCTTCGGCACGCCGCTGGCCGGTGCCATCTTCGGACTGGAAGTGCTGGCCATCGGACGGTTGCGCTACGACGCGCTGCTGCCGTGCGTGGTGGCCGCGATCGTCGCTGACGAGGTCAGCAAACTGTTGGGTGCACACCATCTGCACTACGTCATTCCGTTTATCCCGCCGGTGACCGTCTGGACCCTGAGCGCCGTCGTCATTGCCGGTGCACTGTTCGGCGTGACCGGCATGCTGTTTGCCGATGCCACCCATGCACTCGCCGCCCGCATGAAAAAATGGTTTCGCTATGCCCCGCTGCGCCCTTTCGTTGGCGGGATCGCCATTGCTTCAGCCGCCTGGTTTCTCGGTGCCGACCGGTATATCGGACTGGGGCTGCCGACCATCATGGCTGCGTTCGAGCAACCGCTGCCGGCCTATGACTTCCTGGCCAAGATAGCCTTCACGGTGGCCTCCCTCGGCAGCGGCTTCAAGGGCGGCGAAGTCACGCCGCTGTTCTATATCGGTGCCACGCTGGGCAATGCGCTGGCACCGCTACTCCATTTGCCGATGCCGATGCTGGCCGGGATCGGCCTGGTAGCCGTCTTCGCCGGGGCCGCCAATACGCCAATCGCGTCGACACTGATGGCCATGGAAATGTTTGGTGCCGAAGTCGGCATCTATGCGGCGCTGGCCTGCGTGGTCAGCTATCTGTTTTCCGGGCATACCGGGATTTATCGCTCGCAGCGGATGGGCAACGGCAAGCACGACGAGGCACCGGAAGACCTGCGCCTGGGCGATCTGGCGGCGTATCGCAAGGCGCATCCGGCAGCGGACAGCGACAGCGACAGGCGCTAA
- a CDS encoding outer membrane protein has translation MIDKLNSRSVLLTVLLLSFASAQAAGTETSPTTAVHAWAGYHLGIDLGVQTRAANQALTVNDPQQSLSGQGANADQAALLAGNVKSAKNIAIGGIHAGYLLQKDSLVYGVEAELMAGNCNRSASGNASLNDPTKAPFPDYSSTVSNKSCLSYLSAIKGKAGYAVGNVLVYVDAGLAFGRARSSTVATITNTGNPPSDVWSGSSAKTMTGYIIGTGTDIALEKNISLGLGLSHYDLGKMSYATKPDSFTAGDQPGVDQSISGRAKGNLVKVSLNYQY, from the coding sequence ATGATCGATAAGTTAAACAGCAGGAGCGTTTTGCTGACGGTATTGTTATTGTCTTTTGCCAGTGCACAGGCAGCCGGTACGGAAACGTCGCCAACAACGGCGGTGCACGCATGGGCGGGCTATCACCTTGGGATCGATCTGGGCGTTCAAACCCGCGCGGCGAATCAGGCGCTGACTGTCAATGATCCGCAGCAATCGCTCAGCGGACAAGGCGCGAATGCGGATCAGGCGGCGCTGTTGGCAGGCAACGTCAAGTCAGCAAAAAACATCGCCATTGGCGGGATACATGCCGGCTATCTTTTGCAAAAAGATAGCTTGGTATATGGCGTCGAGGCCGAATTGATGGCCGGTAATTGCAACCGCAGCGCGTCCGGCAATGCCTCGTTGAACGACCCTACCAAAGCACCGTTCCCGGATTATTCTTCTACCGTCAGCAATAAAAGTTGCCTGAGTTATTTGTCGGCGATTAAAGGTAAAGCAGGGTACGCCGTCGGTAATGTGCTGGTGTATGTCGATGCTGGACTTGCGTTTGGCCGGGCTCGTTCGAGTACCGTCGCGACGATTACCAATACCGGAAATCCACCTTCCGATGTCTGGTCAGGCAGCAGCGCAAAAACAATGACGGGTTATATCATCGGCACCGGCACGGACATCGCCCTGGAGAAAAACATCTCACTGGGACTGGGATTGTCTCATTACGATTTAGGAAAAATGTCATATGCCACAAAGCCTGATTCGTTCACGGCAGGAGATCAGCCAGGTGTTGATCAATCCATTAGCGGTCGTGCCAAAGGTAATCTGGTCAAGGTGTCACTGAATTACCAGTATTGA
- a CDS encoding DNA-binding protein, producing MARAGILYSDLANAAARLVAEGKNPTVDSVRVALGSTGSKSTIAPLLKRWKVEHQDAVVDIAQGLGLPGPLLQAMKGIHEKLQDDVQQQLEQARDAHHVALLAAHDATQQAEDEKRVLQEGKAALSTELDQVRESRTKLDAQYQAMAIRQAALQAEQDGTQQRLLDRAAEVTALNDQLTQARTQFDHYLDAAAEQRAQERQAAEQRVLRVEQELAGLRQQHLQQQVALSRYETRISQLQDNNSQLSLQLQDAEKSREACRTERDLLAYQLADMSADRPVLLQKVVQAQEAVTQLRIAMASQAGQMEVVTGQLARSDSNLEESDQLHLKLIEERAGLQARLAHCEQREQAKQDGSVQT from the coding sequence ATGGCACGCGCAGGCATCCTGTATTCCGATCTGGCTAACGCCGCCGCCCGGCTGGTCGCCGAGGGCAAGAATCCGACCGTCGACAGCGTCCGCGTCGCACTTGGTAGCACTGGTAGCAAAAGTACGATTGCGCCGCTGCTCAAGCGCTGGAAGGTCGAACATCAGGACGCGGTTGTCGATATCGCGCAGGGACTCGGATTACCTGGGCCGCTGTTGCAGGCGATGAAGGGGATCCACGAAAAACTGCAGGATGACGTGCAGCAGCAGCTGGAGCAGGCACGCGACGCGCATCACGTGGCATTGCTGGCCGCTCACGATGCGACGCAGCAGGCTGAAGACGAGAAGCGTGTTTTGCAGGAGGGCAAGGCGGCGTTATCGACCGAGCTGGATCAGGTTCGGGAAAGCCGCACCAAGCTGGACGCGCAATATCAGGCTATGGCTATCCGGCAGGCAGCTTTGCAGGCGGAGCAGGATGGTACGCAACAGCGTCTTCTTGATCGCGCTGCCGAAGTCACCGCGTTGAACGATCAGCTAACCCAGGCGCGGACGCAATTCGACCACTATCTCGACGCTGCCGCCGAACAGCGCGCGCAAGAACGACAGGCTGCCGAGCAACGCGTTCTGCGTGTGGAGCAAGAGCTGGCCGGATTGCGACAGCAGCATCTCCAGCAGCAAGTTGCCCTTTCGCGGTACGAGACTCGCATTTCGCAACTGCAAGACAACAATAGCCAGCTGAGTTTGCAACTGCAGGATGCGGAAAAATCACGTGAAGCATGCCGCACGGAGCGTGATCTGCTGGCTTATCAGCTTGCTGATATGTCAGCTGATCGACCGGTACTGTTACAGAAAGTGGTGCAGGCGCAGGAGGCGGTAACGCAATTACGCATTGCGATGGCATCCCAAGCGGGACAAATGGAAGTGGTGACCGGACAGCTGGCACGGAGCGATAGCAATCTCGAAGAATCGGACCAGTTGCACTTGAAGCTGATCGAGGAGCGGGCGGGATTGCAGGCACGGTTGGCGCACTGCGAGCAACGGGAGCAAGCAAAGCAGGATGGTTCTGTACAAACTTGA
- a CDS encoding cryptochrome/deoxyribodipyrimidine photo-lyase family protein has translation MTPSLVWFKRDLRLHDHAALTYAAAQGPVLCLYVIEPDVWAAEDAANQHYQFLLESLTELDAALQRRGGRLHIAFGEVTAILGELFEHSPLTHMYSHEETGNNVTYQRDLAVGKWCREHGVTWHESRQFGVVRRLSSRNKWQRQWEEHVRLPCLPVPQLEFAAWPLQQSRAPTWECLGLTPHDPPQRQRGGRRQGIAVLQSFLLDRSGKYRGGISSPLSAPTACSRLSPYLAMGSLSMREIVHATRKQLATMPATESRRKAGLTGFTSRLYWHCHFIQKLESEPALEYRNLHRGYDGLREGDWNQQHFDALMAGRTGWPLVDACVEMLRQTGWLNFRMRAMLVSVAAYPLWLHWRPVGLWLARQFLDYEPGIHWSQLQMQSGTTGINVPRIYNPIKQAHDHDPHGHFVRRWLPAMRKVPDAWLFEPWRMPAELQARYGVVVGHDIAMPLVDLEQATRLAKDKLFGLRAQPAVRDGQAAIVEKHGSRRRGRDKTDGKTAVDTGQMTLGF, from the coding sequence ATGACACCCAGCCTGGTCTGGTTCAAACGCGACTTACGACTGCACGATCATGCCGCGCTCACGTATGCCGCCGCGCAAGGTCCCGTACTTTGCCTCTACGTGATCGAACCTGATGTCTGGGCCGCAGAGGACGCCGCCAACCAGCACTATCAGTTCTTGCTGGAAAGCCTGACCGAACTGGATGCAGCGTTGCAACGGCGGGGAGGACGCCTGCATATTGCTTTTGGCGAGGTCACCGCTATCCTCGGTGAACTGTTTGAACATAGTCCGCTTACCCATATGTATTCCCATGAGGAAACAGGAAACAACGTGACCTATCAGCGTGACCTGGCCGTCGGAAAATGGTGCAGGGAACACGGTGTGACATGGCATGAGAGTCGACAATTCGGCGTCGTACGGCGGTTATCGAGCCGCAACAAGTGGCAGCGCCAATGGGAGGAGCACGTGCGCCTGCCATGTCTGCCCGTACCGCAGTTGGAGTTTGCCGCGTGGCCCTTGCAGCAATCGCGAGCGCCCACGTGGGAATGCCTCGGACTGACGCCGCACGATCCGCCACAACGTCAGCGCGGTGGTCGCCGGCAAGGTATCGCGGTGCTACAAAGTTTTTTGCTGGACCGGAGTGGCAAATACCGTGGCGGGATATCGTCGCCGCTGTCTGCGCCGACGGCCTGTTCCCGACTCTCGCCGTATCTGGCAATGGGTTCACTGAGCATGCGTGAAATCGTTCACGCGACGCGCAAGCAATTGGCCACGATGCCGGCAACAGAGAGTCGCCGCAAGGCGGGATTGACCGGCTTCACCAGCCGCCTGTACTGGCATTGTCACTTCATCCAGAAGCTCGAAAGCGAACCGGCGCTGGAGTATCGCAACCTGCATCGGGGCTATGACGGCTTGCGCGAAGGCGACTGGAACCAGCAGCATTTCGATGCGCTGATGGCGGGTCGCACCGGTTGGCCGCTGGTGGACGCCTGCGTCGAAATGCTGCGTCAGACCGGCTGGCTCAATTTCCGGATGCGCGCCATGCTGGTGTCGGTGGCAGCTTATCCGCTCTGGTTGCACTGGCGTCCGGTCGGCCTGTGGCTGGCGCGTCAGTTCCTGGATTACGAACCCGGCATCCACTGGAGCCAGCTACAAATGCAATCCGGCACCACCGGCATCAATGTTCCACGCATCTATAACCCGATCAAGCAAGCGCATGACCATGATCCGCACGGGCATTTTGTAAGGCGCTGGCTGCCGGCGATGCGCAAGGTGCCGGATGCCTGGCTGTTCGAACCGTGGCGCATGCCGGCTGAGCTGCAAGCGCGCTACGGAGTCGTGGTCGGACACGATATCGCGATGCCACTGGTCGATCTGGAGCAGGCGACGCGTTTGGCCAAGGACAAGCTGTTCGGGCTGCGGGCGCAACCGGCAGTGCGGGACGGACAAGCCGCGATTGTCGAGAAACACGGTTCGCGGCGGCGGGGCAGGGATAAGACGGACGGCAAGACGGCGGTCGATACGGGGCAGATGACGCTGGGGTTTTGA